In one Culex quinquefasciatus strain JHB chromosome 2, VPISU_Cqui_1.0_pri_paternal, whole genome shotgun sequence genomic region, the following are encoded:
- the LOC6046932 gene encoding neurogenic protein mastermind, protein MQQQQQQQQNQQQNAQQQQNQQQPNPQQQQHPQQQQQPGANRNMMPPNQQQQQQPGAGRYPAPIQRPTNYSQPPVPGMHQQRPMRQSNHQQPGGGQPGQPPNMAQVMGGGGGGGNPNKHYYGGQGGGNRGGHVNVMNDQNMGGGGKPGSNDKVVLDDAGKDHDSKKK, encoded by the exons atgcagcaacagcaacagcagcagcaaaatcAGCAACAAAACGCCCAACAACAGCAGAACCAGCAGCAGCCTaacccgcagcagcagcagcacccgcaacagcagcagcaaccggGTGCCAACCGGAACATGATGCCGccgaaccagcagcagcagcaacagcccgGAGCAGGCCGGTATCCGGCGCCGATTCAGCGACCGACCAACTACTCGCAGCCGCCGGTTCCGGGAATGCACCAGCAGCGGCCAATGCGCCAATCGAACCACCAGCAGCCCGGCGGTGGCCAACCCGGCCAACCCCCGAACATGGCCCAGGTCATGGGCGGCGGAGGTGGCGGCGGAAATCCGAACAAGCACTACTACGGCGGCCAAGGTGGTGGAAATCGAG GCGGTCACGTGAACGTAATGAACGATCAGAACATGGGCGGCGGCGGTAAACCCGGTAGCAATGACAAAGTCGTACTAGATGATGCGGGCAAGGATCACGATTCCAAGAAGAAGTAA